A stretch of Camelina sativa cultivar DH55 chromosome 18, Cs, whole genome shotgun sequence DNA encodes these proteins:
- the LOC104761513 gene encoding pyruvate decarboxylase 2 isoform X1 → MDTKIGSIDVCNPTHDDIGGPPNGGVSTVQNSSPLHSTSISPCDATLGRYLARRLVEIGVTDVFSVPGDFNLTLLDHLIAEPDLKLIGCCNELNAGYAADGYARSRGVGACVVTFTVGGLSVLNAIAGAYSENLPLICIVGGPNSNDYGTNRILHHTIGLPDFTQELRCFQAVTCYQAVINNLEESHELIDTAISTALKESKPVYISISCNLPAIPLPTFSRHPVPFMLPPRVSNQIGLDTAVEAAAEFLNKAVKPVLVGGPKLRVAKAADAFVELADASGYGVAVMPSAKGQIPEHHTHFIGTYWGAVSTAFCAEIVESADAYLFAGPIFNDYSSVGYSLLLKKEKAIIVQPDRVTIGNGPAFGCVLMKEFLIKLAKRIKHNNTSYENYHRIFVPEGKPLRDNPNEPLRVNVLFQHIQNMLSSETAVLAETGDSWFNCQKLKLPEGCGYEFQMQYGSIGWSVGATLGYAQAMPNRRVIACIGDGSFQVTAQDVSTMIRCGQKTIIFLINNGGYTIEVEIHDGPYNVIKNWNYTAFVDAIHNGEGKCWTAKVRCEEELVKAIKTATNEEKESFCFIEVIVHKDDTSKELLEWGSRVSAANSRPPNPQ, encoded by the coding sequence ATGGACACTAAGATCGGATCCATCGACGTGTGTAACCCGACCCACGACGATATAGGCGGTCCTCCAAACGGCGGCGTTTCCACCGTTCAAAACTCGAGTCCACTTCACTCCACATCAATCAGCCCCTGCGACGCGACTCTTGGCCGTTACTTAGCCAGACGTTTAGTCGAGATCGGAGTCACCGACGTCTTCTCCGTTCCTGGCGATTTCAACTTAACGCTTCTCGATCACCTCATAGCTGAACCAGACCTCAAGCTAATCGGTTGCTGCAACGAGCTCAACGCCGGATACGCTGCCGACGGTTACGCCAGATCTCGCGGAGTCGGTGCGTGTGTCGTTACCTTTACCGTCGGTGGATTGAGCGTCTTGAACGCCATCGCCGGTGCTTACAGTGAGAATCTGCCTCTGATTTGCATCGTCGGTGGTCCAAACTCAAACGATTACGGTACCAATAGGATTCTTCATCATACGATTGGTTTACCTGATTTCACTCAAGAGCTTAGGTGTTTTCAAGCTGTTACTTGTTATCAAGCTGTGATTAATAACTTAGAAGAGTCTCATGAACTCATCGACACTGCGATTTCCACCGCTTTGAAAGAAAGCAAACCTGTTTATATTAGTATCAGCTGTAATCTCCCGGCGATTCCTCTTCCGACGTTTAGTCGTCATCCTGTTCCCTTCATGCTTCCGCCTAGGGTTAGTAACCAGATTGGTCTAGATACGGCGGTCGAAGCAGCGGCTGAGTTTTTGAACAAAGCTGTGAAGCCAGTTCTTGTTGGTGGGCCGAAACTGCGGGTTGCGAAAGCTGCGGATGCTTTTGTTGAGCTTGCTGATGCTTCTGGTTATGGTGTTGCTGTGATGCCTTCTGCTAAAGGACAAATACCTGAGCACCACACGCATTTTATTGGGACGTATTGGGGAGCTGTGAGTACAGCTTTTTGTGCTGAAATTGTTGAATCTGCGGATGCTTATTTGTTTGCAGGTCCGATTTTTAACGATTACAGTTCTGTTGGGTACTCTCTGCTTCTCAAGAAAGAGAAGGCGATCATCGTGCAGCCTGATCGGGTTACTATTGGTAATGGACCTGCGTTTGGGTGTGTTCTTATGAAGGAGTTTCTTATTAAACTGGCGAAACGGATTAAGCACAACAACACTTCCTATGAGAATTACCATAGGATCTTTGTCCCAGAAGGAAAGCCTTTGAGAGATAACCCGAATGAGCCTTTGAGGGTTAATGTGCTGTTCCAACATATTCAGAATATGCTCTCTTCTGAAACTGCTGTGCTTgctgagacaggagattcttgGTTCAATTGTCAGAAGCTGAAGCTCCCTGAAGGATGCGGTTACGAATTCCAGATGCAGTATGGTTCAATCGGTTGGTCAGTAGGTGCTACTCTTGGCTATGCTCAAGCTATGCCAAACAGGCGTGTTATTGCTTGTATTGGAGACGGTAGTTTCCAGGTAACGGCGCAGGATGTATCTACAATGATACGGTGTGGGCAAAAGACCATTATCTTTCTAATCAACAACGGAGGGTACACAATTGAAGTGGAGATTCACGATGGTCCTTACAATGTCATAAAGAACTGGAACTACACAGCTTTTGTTGATGCTATACACAATGGAGAAGGCAAATGCTGGACTGCCAAAGTGAGATGCGAAGAGGAGCTAGTGAAAGCGATCAAGACGGCAACGAATGAGGAAAAAGAGAGCTTCTGTTTCATTGAAGTGATAGTGCACAAAGATGATACAAGCAAGGAGCTTCTGGAGTGGGGTTCTAGAGTCTCTGCTGCTAACAGTCGTCCCCCGAATCCTCAGTAG
- the LOC104761516 gene encoding CASP-like protein 2D1 — MRDNNNTREGERSSSSLKQQPQQVPMSLKLIDSCLRLSVVPLSVATIWLTVTNHESNPDYGSLDYNSIMGLKYMVGASAISAIYALFSTVFSWVSCLASKAWLFFVPDQVLAYVMTTSVAGATEIVYLLNKGDKIVAWSEMCSSYPHYCSKLTIALGLHVFVLLFFLFLSVISAYRAFSPFDLPCDSQTNIDA, encoded by the exons AtgagagacaacaacaacacaagggAAGGGGAGAGAAGCAGCAGTTCTTTAAAGCAGCAACCACAACAAGTTCCTATGTCTTTGAAGCTCATAGATTCATGTCTAAGGCTAAGTGTGGTTCCTCTCAGTGTTGCAACCATCTGGTTAACTGTCACTAACCACGAATCCAACCCTGACTATGGCAGCTTAGACTACAACTCCATCATGGGTCTCAA GTACATGGTTGGTGCGAGTGCCATATCTGCTATCTATGCTCTCTTCTCTACTGTTTTTTCATGGGTCTCATGTTTAGCCTCCAAAGCTTGGCTCTTCTTTGTTCCTGaccag GTTTTAGCCTATGTGATGACAACATCAGTAGCAGGAGCAACAGAGATAGTGTACTTACTTAACAAAGGAGACAAAATAGTGGCATGGAGTGAAATGTGTTCTTCTTATCCACATTATTGTTCAAAACTCACAATTGCTTTGGGGCTTCATGtctttgttcttttatttttcttattcctCTCTGTCATTTCTGCTTACAGAGCTTTTAGTCCTTTTGATCTTCCTTGTGATTCTCAAACCAATATTGATGCTTGA